Proteins found in one Luteimonas chenhongjianii genomic segment:
- a CDS encoding DUF2147 domain-containing protein, producing the protein MRIHTLALLCALPLAALSSSAFAADGPVGRWKTIDDQTGQVKSIVEISRATNGTLSGRVVEVLQSDRGPNPVCDKCSGERRNKPITGMTILWDLKPDGNEWAGGTILDPSNGKTYKSKAKMLDANRLEVSGCIAFICREQVWQRE; encoded by the coding sequence ATGCGTATCCACACACTTGCACTGCTGTGCGCGCTGCCGCTGGCCGCGCTTTCATCGTCGGCGTTCGCCGCCGATGGTCCGGTCGGCCGCTGGAAGACCATCGATGACCAGACCGGCCAGGTGAAATCGATCGTCGAGATCAGCCGGGCCACCAACGGCACGCTCAGTGGCCGCGTCGTCGAGGTGCTGCAGTCCGACCGCGGCCCGAACCCGGTCTGCGACAAGTGCAGCGGCGAGCGCCGGAACAAGCCGATCACCGGCATGACAATCCTGTGGGACCTCAAGCCCGACGGCAACGAGTGGGCCGGCGGCACCATTCTCGACCCTTCCAACGGCAAGACCTACAAGTCGAAGGCGAAGATGCTCGACGCCAACCGCCTCGAGGTTTCGGGCTGCATTGCCTTCATCTGCCGCGAGCAGGTGTGGCAGCGGGAGTGA
- a CDS encoding alpha/beta hydrolase family protein, producing the protein MDRPADARTRCRTAAGARNRRHAHGAGGSRIRRPRDDPVSGREAVPDRRLHPGLHDGTARGRWPFASAGALPFPRRTAVAAREGLSGYRSEGAGQDGTGLLHRARRAGDSRVPDPTQSRALWRRSLECSRPSARGPWSRDTMDFDGSMWVPLLASRCHAVLRPQFRGSDGWGRKLWISGDAEWGQKMQDDKDDGAKWMLQQGIALEGRIAMFGFSYGGYSAFAAAVRPNGLYKCAIAGAGVSDIERIWSRFYTNPFFRQAQAPTVKGLSPLSQAADIQIPIMVYHGVRDQTVPIEQSQWFVSSAKQSQQDVEYHELADYGHGPAWTRAIMAEQLRVIDTYLREGCGGQGL; encoded by the coding sequence ATGGACCGCCCCGCAGATGCGCGCACTCGATGCCGGACTGCGGCAGGCGCTCGGAATCGGCGCCACGCCCATGGAGCTGGTGGATCCCGAATCAGGCGCCCGCGCGACGATCCAGTATCCGGTCGAGAAGCAGTACCGGATCGTCGGCTACACCCCGGACTTCACGACGGTACTGCTCGTGGTCGATGGCCCTTCGCTTCCGCCGGAGCATTACCTTTTCCGCGACGGACAGCTGTCGCTGCTCGCGAAGGCCTATCCGGATATCGATCCGAGGGCGCTGGGCAGGACGGAACTGGTCTACTACACCGCGCGCGACGGGCTGGAGATTCCCGCGTTCCTGACCCGACCCAATCCCGCGCTCTGTGGCGCCGGTCCCTGGAGTGCAGTCGTCCATCCGCACGGGGGCCTTGGTCACGCGACACGATGGATTTCGACGGGTCGATGTGGGTGCCACTGCTGGCATCGCGGTGCCACGCGGTCCTGCGGCCGCAGTTCCGGGGTTCGGACGGCTGGGGCCGGAAGCTCTGGATCTCCGGCGACGCCGAATGGGGCCAGAAGATGCAGGACGACAAGGACGACGGCGCGAAGTGGATGCTCCAGCAGGGCATCGCGCTGGAAGGGCGCATCGCGATGTTCGGTTTCTCCTACGGCGGCTATTCCGCCTTCGCCGCCGCCGTGCGCCCGAACGGACTCTACAAATGCGCGATCGCCGGTGCCGGCGTCTCGGACATCGAACGTATCTGGTCAAGGTTCTACACCAATCCGTTCTTCCGCCAGGCACAGGCACCGACCGTAAAGGGCCTGAGCCCGCTCAGCCAGGCTGCCGACATCCAGATTCCGATCATGGTCTATCACGGCGTCCGCGATCAGACCGTCCCTATCGAGCAGTCGCAATGGTTTGTCTCGAGTGCGAAGCAGTCGCAGCAGGACGTGGAGTACCACGAGCTCGCCGACTACGGCCACGGCCCGGCATGGACGCGCGCGATCATGGCCGAACAACTCCGCGTCATCGATACCTATCTGAGGGAGGGCTGCGGCGGCCAAGGTCTCTGA